ATACAgtttagttttaattagtttttggaCAAGATTgcaatatttgttttacattaGTAGTCctagctcaatttttttattttaattttatttactcATTTTCTTGTGTATGtctttttatcatctttttattaaataattttttttcaagaaacatagttattaaatataaCTGGTTTTATGGCTCATGTTTCAATACCAAATATCTAGATCCATGAACTATCTTTTAGCTTTTCATTTTAACCCTTGATTAAATAGTgtttagtttttctttgttttcatataagataataacaatttgtttttaatatttattttttgttgggttttattAAATAGCTTTTATTTAgatgtctatttttgttattatttgtttaaataaaaaaataaattctaagaaATAAAGTTGTTAAACACAACCGAGTCTATAGTctctgttgtgaaattaaatattttgatttgtatatatcttttaattttctgatttagtttttttttttgatctatatgcattaactttttaatttacaattagAATTTTTTCATAGGGTAAGAAAATATGTTGGAAAAACCTGcaaattcgttttttttttcattgaaaaaagtttctattttttatctgCTGCGAAGCGCTGACTGTTATGCAAAGCCTTAATGCTTCTCTGGATCATTGTGTCAGAAAGTATTAGTAAAAGCCTTATGCAACTTGGAGCTAACGGCTAAACCCATGATCCAATTTTCTCATGGATCAGGCTCTGGATTCTTGCatataaattatctcaacactaaaaaaaaaactaattaataaaaaatggataaatatctcaatatgtttttatacatttaattggatatttaatgtattcttatatttttttaattatatttattatatcattGTATTTCTTAATATGTCATTCCGTCAATCTTTTTTATGGAAAttgacaaaattatatttgtagaAATATTCTTCAGTTACTTaaataattaaagtattttaagaaataaaaaattcctaTATTGCTCAACCAATaagattttaagaaatattttattttcctaaacaattaaaatcatcTTATAGTTGTTCTAGCCATTAAAAACCTAGCTACAATTTACAAGGctggagggttttttttaaacctttttctttgatagataaatcaagaaattcaatttgtaaaattaaaattggtttAGTCTAGAATGATTATTCTTATTTAGTTAGAGTTTcataaataacattaataaaataaatgtaaccCTCGATTTGGGAGTATATATACATAAACAAATTCAGAAAAAGATcacatctaattaattagataaaaacacTTTGTGTTCATTTCACAtataatttatcaacttgttttATTTACAATATATCGGTACAAGTTGTTTTTTCCCTCGTGTAAAAAAGTTCAGATACcaataacttatatttttacttaaataaGACTGAAGAGATTTCAAATTCAAGCatcatatcataaataaataacttaataaattcaaaacacacgcaactagaaaattgataaatataaacaaaaacattgatgaaatttttctgttaatatattataatgacCTATAccgacataattttttatttttgtatccatcggtaaataccaatgaaaaaaattccaatGGTGTATACCAAGAaaattacagtgaaaaaaaaaatcaattagtaCGATGACGTGTAACTTTTACAGACAATATTATcgacataattaacttaacaGTAAAGTATGTCTATAAATATGCCGACAGAAAAATTTTCTCGGTATATATATACTAAGGGAATTACAGATGGTATTACAGTgggattaaaaaaaccaaatcatataGTTAAGTGAtatttttaccaacagaataaCCGACGGAGttactgaaaaaataattttgtttgtaatgtcatcggtaatatttaatttatgacctgacgATCGACCCTTCTCTCCCCCTGtctcatttctccttcttccttatacattttttttctgcaACAAGCATCTCTCCCAATCTTAATACAATTCAACCTCCAATAACAAATCTGGTCATCACAACAATTAATTTGTCAGCATCTGTATCCTGATTCCAATTATATTGAGGTTTCTCTAttttaagtaagcaaatctatcctctcttttttatttgaaccttttcttttgcaattttttgtagtatatgtattttatttgggtgtttacttgttttatagttttttcttatacaaatttgttatatggatttatgatttatacatgttagagtttgttttaaattttgtaaaattatatttgtttataatcGATGAAATTTGTGTTGAATTTTTGATTTAGGTattttatgatgaaataaataatgacttatttaacgagttcattttatattttattaattttattattgagttgaaattttcGGTAAATATGTAGAAActtaaatttatatagataattgataatgaattaagagtacaattaaatttatttaattaatgtaattaattaatatattttatcattattattttatataggtttgatagaAGTAATAGattatatttcattattttatttacatgtaTATAAGAACACGaaaggatgaaaaaagaaaaaagaaattcagatcaattgttattgttgttacaTGCATCTTCTTTCTGGGGAGAGATTTTGGATGAAACCAAGGATACTTTCTACATGTTGCGAATCATTTAGTTTGAGTGCTTCAAAATTGGCATAACTTTCCCTCAGCCAGAAAGTCGAGCAATTCTTTAGCTTTATTGCCTACCTTTGCAGCTCTAGTGTTCTCCACTAACAATCTGGTCTTGGTTTAAGACAAGACCATCGACAAATAGAGAATTGAAAATCTCCATTTCATGCTTTAATAAAACTAAGCCAATTTCAATTCCTCCCCTTCCATCTGCGTTCTCCTGCATGGATATTGATCCTGTCTTGTCAATGGAAGGAGTCTCCACCTTCCTAGGCACACCCCAGCCAAAATCAGCTTTATAAATCTGGAATTGAGGCGACCCAGAAACCGTAACCATTAGCGTGCCAGGCCTGATAGTCATAAATTCTGCGAACTTTTCTTTGGCTCCATCAAGAACTCCTTTATTTAGCCTGACGATAATCTCACTCAGTCTTTCTATAACATTAAGGAAACCATTTTCTTGAACAACAGTTTCTGGACCTATGTGTACAAAAAAGGGCATCACACAACACCCAAAATAGTTCTCAGGTATGCCTAAACGGGCTCTACAATCTGCTGTGAGTCCAAGAACAACCTTGTCATCGCGTTCTAGCTTTTTTGCCTTGAATACACAAACGAATACGTATGCATAAGCTAGCACGAAACTGGATAAATGCATTGGTCTTGTTTCCGTATCTAGGTGGAGTTTCTCAATCTGACAGAGAACCCTTTCCCTCAGATTCTTTATGTCTTCGCGAGACAACCTGACCAAGGCCCGAACTTTGCTGTAAGGATCTGTTATAGCTTGCTTAAAAGGCTTCAAGCTTCTATGATTGGTGTCCAAACCTGGCAGGTTGAGTCCCAACCAGCTGTTCAAGTACAGCATGTCAATCCCATCTGGATCTTCGATAATTGTTCGAGCAAGAAAAGGGGTTAGTTCGGGTGGCAAAGTGATTTGATCGGCATTTTCGTTTTCGCTAAATTGTTTGTGCACA
This region of Populus trichocarpa isolate Nisqually-1 chromosome 9, P.trichocarpa_v4.1, whole genome shotgun sequence genomic DNA includes:
- the LOC7489312 gene encoding malonyl-CoA:anthocyanidin 5-O-glucoside-6''-O-malonyltransferase; its protein translation is MASAHQVQVKILEVCQVTPFLNSLDPPTELSFPLSLFDILFLKVTPAERLFFYRLTEATPDYFNSVILPKLKLSLSHTLLRFLPVAGNLIWPAQSTKPIILYTPNDGVSLTIAQSNADFDHLSGTDVCEITGSHPYVPQLPIITDSKTSVLALQITLFPNQGVSIGATVHHGVLDARNVAMFVRAWAHVHKQFSENENADQITLPPELTPFLARTIIEDPDGIDMLYLNSWLGLNLPGLDTNHRSLKPFKQAITDPYSKVRALVRLSREDIKNLRERVLCQIEKLHLDTETRPMHLSSFVLAYAYVFVCVFKAKKLERDDKVVLGLTADCRARLGIPENYFGCCVMPFFVHIGPETVVQENGFLNVIERLSEIIVRLNKGVLDGAKEKFAEFMTIRPGTLMVTVSGSPQFQIYKADFGWGVPRKVETPSIDKTGSISMQENADGRGGIEIGLVLLKHEMEIFNSLFVDGLVLNQDQIVSGEH